DNA sequence from the Tachysurus fulvidraco isolate hzauxx_2018 chromosome 1, HZAU_PFXX_2.0, whole genome shotgun sequence genome:
ATCAGTTCTTGAAACACACGGCATTTCtttctcacattttttttataatataaacatataaataatcaTCTCTATACATTTCCTGACACAATGAGCCTGTGCATATCTGCTACATTTTACTCCTATAAAACTATTTACCTATTACAAAAGAAaatggaggaaagaaaaaataggtttgttttttttttagtaaatttaCACGAGTTACGTTGTGATTCAGTCTGTAACTCTTCGGTTAGGAGAGTGAGACGTCCAAAATGTGCAGTTCTGATTTCCATAAAAGATCAAGGACAAaagggaaattaaaaaaaaaaaagaacatgaggtaaaaattaagacaaaaataatgatgataatagtaaaataataataattataataataatacaaataaaaaggaGAATAGCACAAAGAAACTCTGTgactatttaaattaaaatatattctcATAATTTACACTATTTCAAGTGATTCGGTAACGATCAAACAGTCAAAATCTAATTTACAATTCTGTgtagaaaaatataatttatggaCCCCCCAAtcccaaaaaatatatataacagtcagtcagtcagtcagacagacagacagacagacaaatagacagacagacagacagacgcacgcagGCATGTGCCGAGAATATAACCTTTAAAAATGAcctcgctttttttttttttttttttttttttttttgtccccttAAAGGTGGCAGCGTTTTAAAGTCTTTTTTGTTACTGGAGAAATTTGAACGAGAACACGACGGTTTTGACTGAAGTCTGAAAATGGGCGGGGTTTAAGTTAAAATTTCAGCCGTCTTGTCACGTCGTAAGTTTTTACGAAGACGAAGAAAAGGTTGCGGAAAGTGAGACGATCGGCACATGCCTCAGTCGTGCAcaacatttttcattcatttttctttctttctttctttctttctttctttctttctttctttctttctttctttctttctttcttttaagtaTACAAAAATAGATTCTGCACATCCGgatgctacacacacatgctgaaacacaatcctgtgtgtgtgtgtgtgtgtgtgtgtgtgagatcagcaGCCCGAGTTCATGTGTGAATAAATTATTCAGGACACTTTTAAGGctccatttctttctctttttttcccatttttttttgagatggtgtctgtaaaataataaatatccctcctcttttttttcctcacccaGAAAGGGGGGCCCCGtttgtctctttttattttgattctAATATTGTCTTGTGTCCTACATTAGtctttgatatatatatttatatacgtatatataaagagagagtgagagaaagacagagatgtCTTTCAGCTCTTGTCCTCCATGCTGAGTGGATGAAAAGCAGCTTCACCTAAAATCCTTGTCCCAATTTGATACAAAAAGTCAGAGTACCAGTGCACGCCACCGTCCTGGGCCGGTCCGGTGAACAAAAACGGCGCCACCTTGTGGACAAAGCGGACGGGGGCAAACGCTATGTGCGCCAGCTTTTGGTCCTTTACTGCGGCGTAACAGGAAGCAAGGATGTCGTCCACTACAATGGTGCCATGACCCGTGAGCGGCGCAAAGGACCCCTTATGTTCTTCTTGGTAAACACGATCCACCGTGACCGCACGAAGACGCTGCCCTCCCTTGTCCAGTATCATGACTTCCTGCCCCGGTGTGACATCGCTGGCAAATATCTCGGTCAGCGTGGAGTTCTGTACAACAAAGAGGAGATGCGCGGCGGTGAGGACGACCCGCATCAGTGGATTCCTGGTCTCAATGACATAGAAAGCTCGTCTCTTGGTGCGGTCGTGGTCCACAAACATGATGACCTCGCTGTAGACAAGGTTCCCCGTCTCGTCCGCTGCCAGGACCTCGTCTCCCTCTTTCAGGTCCTTCACCTCCTTCAGCACTCCATCCTTCAGGCGCACCCGAGCCGAACCGGGAAAACAACCACCTGACTTCGCGGCCACTGAATTCTCtgcaaagaattaaaaaaaaaaaatgcaattgttAATTACATCTTTAATTTGATATTTCTATAacgatttaaataaaaaaagagtaaacTGATCCGACTGGATAAGTTAAATTCTAAACCTTCAACAGGTTTAAATTTATGAATTCTGTAGGTTTTTTCGTCAGTTCTGAATGTACGgtgtttgttttactgtgtttttatgCCAGTGTTAATTCAAGATTGAAGATAAAACTCAAAATTCTAATTCAAATCAGGTCTAACATCAGCTCAATTCGACAAAGTTAAAAATGGAACGTGTTCTAAAattaaagtgtttaatattaGGTATTTTCTGGAATTTAATGCTGAAGAAGTTTTACTTTGATGttttaaataagttttaaagtgtttgttgttgtttgttgcatttttttgtaaattatctCCAAGTTTTAATTGATGTTTTAAAGTGCTTATTTTTGCATTATTGTAattcatgtttgttttaattaatgttttaaactgtttttggTCCAGTTTTGATtggaaaatttaatttaaaaattttttatttatttatttatttatttttttgcattttggggaatttttcacaaatttgaatttcattttttccccaatcTGTTAATTCTAGAATATTCCTTGCTCTAAATCAGGATCTCAGTTACTGGAGAAACAGATGAACgtcttgtgtagtgtgtagtgaaggACACAAAGGGAATGAGACGCATATTGGAACACAGCCATTCAGCAAACAAGATCAATCAGCAGCAGCTTGTGTGAATTCGGTTCGAAagagcctctgtgtgtgtgtgtgtgtgtgtgtgtgtgtgtgtgtgtgtgtgtgtgtgtgtgtgtgtgcgtgcgtgtgtgtgtgcgtgcgtgtgttcaCGGGAAGAAGCTCGGACGgctctaattaaaaaaaggtcCAATAAAGGAGGTGACATTGTCATTCTAATTACAGTTTGTGTACGAAGCTCTTGGAAAATAAAGGAGGGGACACTTCTGGGCCTTTTTCCCAGCAACTTGCTCATATTTGCTCAGGTGCACAAACGTCTGGGTgacaattcacacacacacacacacacacacacacacacacacacacacacacacacacacacacacacacacacacatattgcctggtaaaaaaaaaagaaagaaagaaagaatagctATTTGCTCTGGGCCGATTCTCCACTGATGGAGATTTGAATGTAAATGAGGTCTGAGACTGCAGACTAACGCCAAAGCCACCTTTTTATTTCCCATCATACTCCTCTCTTCGCATTCCCGTCTCTCGGATCACACTTTCAGCAAACACGGCTAAAGGtttctgcttctttctttcattatttcttgctttctttctttttattttaaaccctaATCCTCTCATCAGATCCCGGGCCACGGAAATcctcctgttttttgtttttctttctaaagGCATGTGACCTCCGAGTGACACGGCCTTCGATAAATATGTCTAAACGTGTGTTTGGAATCGCAATCCGTagatttctgtctttctcagcGACGCGCTAACGGACAAGACGGGATTTATCAAGACGTGTTTTCACTAATAGAACAGATTTCAATAAACTTTAATCCTGTTATATGATGGAACTCAATCAcaagcaaattcatttttacGTTTTTTAAACTACCTTCAAAATACCACGTTTTAAAGaagacacaaagaaaaagatatttatttcttttttcttttaaaaacacttCTCTAACTGGAttagaaatgattttatttcattaatatttgaCTCAATTTTAGGATAAAAATTAAGTTTGAGCTTAAAATTTAGTAATTCGTTCAAAATCTATGCGTTTGTTCTACTGCcgaaaaaatcattaaaaacctcaagaatttaaaatttaaaacatgtacatttaaacagaaagcaataaaattaataataataataagaagaagaagaagaagaagaagaagaagaattcttattattcttattattattatatagttgGAAAAAATGAGAATTTAAAGACATtcgtaaataaattaaacagatgaccgatttaatctttttttttcccccctcataAATAGTTTCTCCCTCAGAGAGACTGAGTGGGGCGATATAAGctcaataatcacacacacacacacacacacacacacacacacacacacacacacacacacacacacacactaacacacacacacacacacacctcacggCTGGCTTCTGGGAATCTAATCTCAGGGATTATCCTGATAGAATGGGTGTGTAATAACAGGGTTAATAAGGATTTGGCTGAATGAGGATAAAGTTAAACGGATAAAGACgaggaaacattttatttctttctcatcTGAAGCGCAGGAGACAATTAATCAACGTTTATTCGATTTCCATaaatggaaagagaaaaaagtaacggaagtaaagaaagaaacgtgaaagagaaacaaatctacataaaaatgttttgaaatcaaattaattttttttactgcagaCAAAAAACTTTCAATTTTTTGAATGCTTTCAATTTaaaatttcaaaattttaaaattttaatgatTTGGAATGAAATTTTgagagattttttctttttgttgatcTCGATTATTTAGTTTTCTCCTCCAACTAAAAACAaatcttcttgtttttattttgggtTGAAATTttctgtcgttttttttttcggaGAATGAGTCTGAATCCTCTTCTTCTGTTTGAATGTAACACGggacacacacttttcacacacacttattatagcgtgaatctcacacacacgttgcATAGTATCTAATTCTTACCTGCTTTAACGGAGCAGTGGATGTGAGCTTTGGACTCGTAGTAGACCCAGTCGAAACCGGCCTCCACAGCTAGCCGCGACAGCATACCGTATTTGCTCTTGTCTCGGTCGGACGTGGTGATGTCCACGGCTCGGCCCTCGTAGTGAAGCGACTCCTCAAAATGGTGTCCGTCTTCGTCCCATCCTTCAGTCACGCGCAGCTTCACCCCCGGCCACTGGTTCATCACAGAGATGGCCAACGAGTTCAGCTTGTCTTTGCATCTCTGAGGAAAAAAACGAGTAGACGGATCGAGTCAGGGTGCGTTACGTTAGCTGGATAACTTAGATAAGATCGTGGAGCTGAGATTCTCCTCAATCTTTCCTTTCtgttcctgacactggagactccttcactttTCCTAGCTACAATAAAACCGATGTAAAATTGTAACAGTCGGTTGCCGgtctgccccctagtggacacAACGTGGTATTGCTGCCATGACATGTCTTTAGCACTCTTGGAGCTACAAAGAATCTTGGACTTGCTTTTTAAATCTGCTTAAAAAGGAAGCACAATTTATTTGAAAGCTGTTGATATTTGGAGagacaatctctctctctctctctctctctctctctctctctctgaggaaGAAGCCATTAAATATAGATAACTCATCTGCAATCGCTTCACTGCTCTAAAACGTATAGATCCAGCCGAGGAGCTGGAAACTGCGACACACATCTCCACCGCTGCCGTGCTTTATTTCACAAACCTTTCTTATTGCTTGAAGCTTTTTTTTAGTGTCATGTAGATTATCTCTCCCTGAGCAATGAGCCCTTTTTTCCCTGTAACACTTTGTCTAATCAGACCCACACCGGCACAGAGACATTAAAATGACGCAGGAAACACacagtggtgtaaaaaaaaaaaagatgagccCTCACAGGTCTGAGAACTTCAGGCTCTCGAGTGAAGCGGGGAAGAAGCTCGTTATTAATTCATCGGGTCGTGTGCCTAAAATCAAGGCAGCGGGCGTGAAGCGCGGCGGGACATGCGGACACTCCGGACGTCGCCTCTTAATCTGCTAACAAAGACTTGCCTGTAAAAAGTGCTTAGTGATGGCGAGCTGAAATACAGACCATTttactgactgtgtgtttgtgtgtgtatgtgtgtgtgcgtgtgtgtgtttgtgtgtatgtaaaatCTGATGGATATCTGATACACATCAGGTCAGACTggatgtttctgtgtgtgtgtgtaacagtatgTCTACTAACCGACCAATCAAAAGCCACCATTTCATCATCAGTTACATAATTACAATcaataattacttaattaattattcattaattattagtTTTGATTGGAAGATGAGACATGCTAAAAGAAAACTCAGCTAGCTACTTTCTAGGCTAAAACCATTCACAtggctaatatatatatatatatatatttatatatatttatatatatatatatatatatatatatatatatatatatataaactagcAATAGCTAAAGACCGTTTGCTATTTTGACACGGAACGTTTTGGCATCTCAAACTACTCGATAAAAGTCTTTATTAGCGAcacattaaacagaaaactAGCTGTCATCAGCTAGCGCTCTAACTGCACGTGTTAAAACGAGCCTCAAAAAGTTAGCCTGGTCtaaaatgctaatgctaatattCCTTCCTCAGGCAAGGCTGCtagcatgctaatgctaaccCTCTGTGTTAATGAGCTGGTGTGTGCCTGGAGGTGAAGTTTGATATGAGAAAAGACTAAACCACACCAGAAGTTAGATTTATCCCCCGATTCTAAAGGAGGTAAGGTTCTAAAGAAACTTACAGTATCCTAAACGTCTTAGTTCTGCTGTGCAGTGTAACAATGTGCGTCCGTAAAAGTTACgtttttatgggtttttttattatttttcccacACGTGCATTGCATATTCGGTTAATTTGCTTTAGGATGTCCTTATATGGGCATAAACCTGACATGTTTAGTGCCAATGTTCCAACTGGTCCAGAGtgatgacatcacgtgacttCACCTGCGAGGACAAATTTTTACTTACAtgacttgtgtgtgtaaaagggagtttgtgtgagtgtgtttatgtgcgtgagtgtgtttgtgtgtatgtatgtgtgtgagtgtttgtgtgtgtgtatgtatgtgtgtgtgtctgtgtgagtgtgtatgtatgtgtgtatttgagtatttgtgtgtgttggtgtgtgtatttgagtgtttgtgtgtgtgtctgtgtgtttgagtgtttgtgtgagtgtttgagtatttgtgtgttggtgtgtgtgtgtgtatgtgtgtgtttgagtgtttgtgtgtgtgtgtttctgtgtgtttgagtgtttgtgtgtttgagtatttgtgtatgtctgtgtgtgtgagtgtgtgtgtgtgtgtgtgtgtgtgtgtgtgtgtgtgtgtgtgtgtgtgtgtgtgtgtgtgtgtgtccttgcaAGGCTGATTTATCAAAGCACGACCTTCCTCCAAGTTTGTTTAAGAATAATTCCCGAagaagtcattctggataatgCAGCATGTGGAGACTTTCCAGAAATTTCCCTACAGCTCCGCTCTCTGAAACATGGAGGCTTCATTCTGTCTCTATATTTAGCAGCTCTGATGGATTCGTTaataacaaaatgaaatgtgtggacatatatgtgtataatgtatatgtgtataatgtatatgtgtataatgtgtatgtgtataatgtatatgtgtataatgtatatgattataatgtataatgtataatgtatatgtgtataatgtgtataatgtataatgtatatgtgtataatgtatatgtgtataatgtatatgtgtataatgtgtatgtgtataatgtatatgtgtctcCTTATGTGTGtctactgtgtctgtgtctctgtctacTGTGTGGTCTACCTGTGTCTGTGTcccctgtgtctgtgtctcctgtctcctgtctctgtgttcctgttcctgtgtctcCTGTCTCCTTGTGTCtccatgtgtctgtgtctcctgtctatgtgtctcctgtctcctgtcctctgtgtctcctgtctctgtgtctcctgtACCTGTGtctcctgtgtctgtgtctcctgtctcctgTGTGTCTCCTTTGTCTGTGTCtcctgtgtctgtttctcctgtctctgtgtctcctgtctcctgtctctgtgtctcctgtgtctgtgtctccttgtgtgtctcctgtctctgcttctcctgtctcctgtctcctgtctctgtgtctcctgtCATCATGCTTCTCctgtctcctgtctctgtgtctcctgtctctgtgtctcctgtctctgtgtctcctgtctcctgtgtctgtgtctcctgtctctgtgtctcctctgtctgtgtctccatTGTGTGTCTCCTGTCTCTGCTTCTCCTGcctcctgtgtctgtgtctcctgtctctgtgtctcctgtctcctgtctctgtgtctcctgtgtctgtgtctccttgtgtgtctcctgtctctgcttctcctgtctcctgtctcctgtctctgtgtctcctgtCTCTGCTTCTCCTGTCTCCTTATCTGTGTACTCCATGTCCTCTGgtgtctcctgtctctgtgtctcctgtCTCCATGGTCTGTGTCTCccttgtctctgtgtctcctgtGTCGGTGTATCCTTGGTGTGTCTCCTGTCTCTGCTTCTCctgcctcctgtctctgtgtctcctgtGTCTCCTTGTGTGGTCTCATGTctactgtctctgtgtctcctgtctctgtgtctcctgtCCCTGTGtctcctgtgtctgtgtctcctgtctctgtgtctcatgtgtctgtgtctcctgtctctgtgtcgcCTGTCTCCTGTCctggtgtctctgtgtctgtgtctccttgtgtgtctcctgtctctgcttctcctgtctcctgtctctggtgtctcctgtctcctgtgtcctgtgtctcctgtctctgtgtctcctgtCTCTGCTTCTCctgcctcctgtctctgtgtctcctgtGTCTCCTTGTGTGTCTCCttctcctgtctctgtgtctcctgtctcctgtctctgtgtctcctgtctctgtgtctcctgtgtctcctgtctctgtgtctctgtgtctcctgtgtctcctgtctctgtgtctctgtgtctcctgtgtctcctgtctcctgTCTCTGCGTCTCCtgtgtctcctgtctcctgtctctgtgtctcctgtCTCTGCCTGATTCTCtgacctgtctctctctctctctctctctctctctctctctctctctctctctcacacacacacacacacacacacacacacacacacacacacacacacacacacacacacacacacacacacacacacatatagggcatgtttaatattttaaaacagctgCCAGAACAAGGAAGCGAGACAGAGTGTGCTTCGTGTCtcactttttttaattctaaaagAATATAACAGCATGAGAATTAACACTGACAGTGTTTAGTAGTGTTTGATTATTAATCAACACTGGCAGTGTCTAACGAAGGCTCgttaaaaaaatctgcattaatCTCGCAAACTATGCGTCTTTAACATCAAATGCGAGGGGATGAACACCGGTATTTTATAGTGTTTAATTCAACCCTGCAGTGTTTAATCGACATGCACAGTGTCTAATTCTCCACCAACACCTAGAAATGTTGAGTGAACATTTCCGGGCTTAAAGAGATGGCATAACTTAACATTCTTTGTGTTTAATCAAACTGAAAGTATTGAGAAGGGATATGAACATGTGTGGTGTTTAACCAGTTCCAACACAGTTAAATTTTccctaaatgttttttttaaaatcagaatATGCGTTAATGATCTCTAAACCTTTTCATCTGGGTCCAAATGGCCCACCTTTATTATTTCAAACACTGCAGTATTAAGGATTATTCAACACCGCAACTGTTGGTTCGACCTactatttaatttaacacaatGTTAATTCAGCATTACGCATTATTAACACTTCAGtgaaggcacacacacacacacatacacacagtgttgAATTAGAGCTGAACGAAGAACTGGAAATTAACACCcactgctttaaataaaacttcGAATGAACACCTCAAGCCttaaacaaacactacagaatgtGTGAGAAGAGTGGTGGGTGTTAATTCAACTGTGACTGTGGGTGTTAATTCAACACTACATGTGCTTAACAGTTTCATTTAACACTCAGCCCAAGAGAAAGAAATACCAATTAAACACTCTGTATCTTTATTCAGCTCAATTCTTAGGCTAGTAAAAGGAAAAATGCTTGAATCAAAGCAGTGTTAAGTGACACATGCAGTGTTGAATTAACATCTACACAACCAAACCTAAGACTTTCACAGCTCATTCtatactgtaggtgttaatTTAACAGGTGCGGGTGATTGAAATCAGTGAGCGTGAATAAACACCTACATCAGCATTAAATCAGTACAGAACTATTGAACTAACACATGTAATCTACCTGAACCCGACTGAAAACTGCTGGAACaaatttaacactttttttcagCACTCTTAAAGTAGGCGAATCGGTGAGATGATTAAACACTACTGCAGCTGAAATGTGTGAAATGACTAGATTATCATCTTCGCAACACTTAACATCGGTGGTGTTTATTAAACACCTGCGTGATTTGTTGCAGCATTGAATTCATGGATTCATTCTCAGTTCACGGTTTGAATCAGTCTTATTGTAAGCATGAGAACAAACACCTCGTAAGAGTTACAGCGAATTAACCTCACAGTGTTGAATCGACACACACGGTATATAAGTCTCTAAAATGTCAAACTAACACCTAGGTTTGATGAACAACCGTCACTGAGTCAAATAACAGGTGCTCAGTTGTGGACTGAACAACTTTTGTGCATTAACACTGCATTAATTCAGCAGTGTATGAGAGGTGAATtaacacacaccctgagcacgcgaataaacacaaagcagtgaCAAGCAGCGTTAAAGCTGCTGGACTTTAAGTGTTAATTCAAAGCCGCAAAGTTAACCCCAACGAATAAACATTAACTTAACACTCAAATTAAACACAGCCAGCTTAGCAGTGTTAATTCCTATGCAGCGCTGTTCATTTAACACTCGATCGGAGAGAACTAAACACATCAGTGTTTTTAGAGGCTGTGATTTAACCCACTTgcactgacactgaacacttgCAGCATTGAACTAAACAGCTGTGTTAAACCTGAACATTTCTCAGGGCTCACTGAACATGTGTGGGCGGTGTTGATTAGAATAACTACAGTGCAATCCAACACTGATTACTCAACATGATTAAAGACTGTTGGGTGAAAAGATGTAAAGGTGCTGTGGTGTTAATCACCTCAGAGTTCTTTGGTTGAACGAACACCTGAATGGAACTGAACACCGTCAGCAGGGGAAGAGGCGATTAAACACTACCATAGTGAGAGATTAATCTGGTTACTAGATAATAACACTTAACCTTGCAGGGTGTTTATTCAACATTTAACACTGCAATAATCTAAAGGTGTGGAGTTGATAAAAAAATCCTTACGGTGTTGAATTATGCTGGAATGTCAGACTGAGCGCATGT
Encoded proteins:
- the shha gene encoding sonic hedgehog protein A; its protein translation is MRALSVSLCLALLVLLPVRACGPGRGYGRRKHPKKLTPLAYKQFIPNVAEKTLGASGRYEGKITRNSERFKELTPNYNPDIIFKDEENTGADRLMTQRCKDKLNSLAISVMNQWPGVKLRVTEGWDEDGHHFEESLHYEGRAVDITTSDRDKSKYGMLSRLAVEAGFDWVYYESKAHIHCSVKAENSVAAKSGGCFPGSARVRLKDGVLKEVKDLKEGDEVLAADETGNLVYSEVIMFVDHDRTKRRAFYVIETRNPLMRVVLTAAHLLFVVQNSTLTEIFASDVTPGQEVMILDKGGQRLRAVTVDRVYQEEHKGSFAPLTGHGTIVVDDILASCYAAVKDQKLAHIAFAPVRFVHKVAPFLFTGPAQDGGVHWYSDFLYQIGTRILGEAAFHPLSMEDKS